From Piliocolobus tephrosceles isolate RC106 chromosome 16, ASM277652v3, whole genome shotgun sequence, the proteins below share one genomic window:
- the LOC113223753 gene encoding multidrug and toxin extrusion protein 1, with product MLQVKYLLNQGILLPQIVTGVAANLVNALANYLFLHQLHLGMIGSAVANLISQYTLALLLFFYILGKKLHQATWGGWSLECLQDWASFLRLAVPSMLMLCMEWWAYEVGSFLSGILGMVELGAQSIVYELAIVVYMVPAGFSVAASVRVGNALGAGDMEQARKSSTVSLLITVLFAVAFSVLLLSCKDHVGYIFTTDRDVINLVAQVVPIYAVSHLFEALACTSSGVLRGSGNQKVGAIVNTIGYYMVGLPIGITLMFATKLGVMGLWSGIIICTVFQAVCFLGFIIQLNWKKACQQAQVHANLKADVARSGNSALPQDPFHPGCPENQEGILMNDVGKTGETQLDQQMRQEEPLPEHPQDSAKLSRTQLVLRRGLLLLGAFLILLVGILVRFYVRIQ from the exons GGAATTCTACTGCCCCAGATCGTAACTGGAGTTGCAGCCAACCTTGTCAATGCCCTCGCCAACTATCTGTTTCTCCATCAGCTGCATCTTGGGATGAT AGGCTCTGCAGTGGCAAATTTGATTTCCCAGTACACCCTGGCTCTACTCCTCTTTTTCTACATCCTtgggaaaaaactgcatcaagcTACATGGGGAG GTTGGTCCCTCGAGTGCCTGCAGGACTGGGCCTCCTTCCTCCGCCTGGCCGTCCCCAGCATGCTCATGCTATGCATGGAGTGGTGGGCCTATGAGGTCGGGAGCTTCCTCAGCG GCATCCTTGGCATGGTGGAGCTGGGCGCTCAGTCCATCGTGTATGAACTGGCCATCGTTGTGTACATG gtCCCTGCAGGCTTCAGCGTGGCTGCCAGTGTCCGGGTAGGAAACGCTCTGGGTGCTGGAGACATGGAGCAGGCACGGAAGTCCTCCACCGTTTCCCTACTAATCACAG TGCTCTTTGCTGTAGCCTTCAGTGTCCTGCTGTTAAGCTGTAAGGATCATGTGGGGTACATTTTCACTACCGACCG AGACGTCATTAATCTGGTGGCTCAGGTGGTTCCAATTTATGCTGTTTCCCACCTCTTTGAAGCTCTTGCT TGCACGAGCAGTGGTGTTCTGAGGGGGAGCGGAAATCAGAAGGTTGGAGCCATTGTGAATACCATTGGGTACTACATGGTTGGCCTCCCCATTGGGATCACGCTGATGTTCGCAACCAAACTTGGAGTGATGG gtCTGTGGTCAGGGATCATCATCTGTACAGTCTTTCAAGCTGTGTGTTTTCTAGGCTTTATTATTCAGCTAAATTGGAAAAAAGCGTGTCAGCAG GCTCAGGTACACGCCAATTTGAAAGCAGATGTGGCTCGGAGTGGGAATTCCGCTCTCCCTCAGGACCCATTTCACCCAG GGTGCCCTGAAAACCAAGAAGGAATTTTAATGAACGATGTTGGAAAGACGGGCGAGACTCAGTTGGATCAGCAGATGCGCCAAGAAGAACCTTTGCCAGAACATCCACAGGACAGTGCTAAGTTGTCCAGGACACAGCTGGTGCTGCGGCGAGGGCTTCTGCTCCTGGGGGCCTTCTTAATCCTGCTGGTGGGGATTTTAGTGAGATTCTATGTCAGAATTCAGTGA